In Nitrospiraceae bacterium, a single genomic region encodes these proteins:
- a CDS encoding trypsin-like serine protease: MHRHDTFDRVIGFTILAFAIGPGGLAFALAEEPISPTAPSDESIIERGIIRDHRTKPGSFTPSQKALPPVAPQTPKGTTLIPQAAPATGTGGPLPVVGGTNEPDYKYPWVVRMNGCGGVVVDPQWVLTAAHCVTPNIGFGKLTYTRTDSKGNVQTETRDRAQNVGPANNRGVFIHPNYAPNQDQANDIALIKLAQPFSVNFVLQTVGLPKFPRTSGRVGTVASYRRHDGTPLPQGQVAIFRGPISAIESPKKIFVPANTAGASLCPGDSGSGFVAVENGRAIVRGIASQGSVSDCMTPSGEAVFTDVFVFRDWILQTMGKNDATLSGNTRVRWGGTAARGKLVLGCSHPNTPYFGPLNVVGIEEGAMCDGGQAQGIICQLDSNQASTRFGPPQIVGFTMRTTMANGSSQMTQLPFVSNLAQFSGPMPSGASREFTCQIGTPLTASTGVLSSANTVIMSRGLEGESEEEQTIVQPSPFDPTEETKP; encoded by the coding sequence ATGCACCGACATGACACATTCGACAGAGTAATCGGTTTCACGATTCTGGCGTTTGCGATCGGACCTGGCGGATTGGCGTTTGCCTTGGCTGAGGAACCAATCAGCCCCACGGCACCTTCCGACGAATCCATCATTGAGCGCGGGATAATCCGTGACCACCGGACAAAGCCGGGGTCTTTTACGCCTTCACAAAAGGCTCTCCCCCCGGTGGCACCCCAGACTCCGAAAGGAACGACACTCATTCCGCAGGCGGCTCCTGCTACGGGAACCGGAGGCCCCTTGCCTGTAGTTGGCGGCACAAATGAGCCCGACTACAAATACCCCTGGGTCGTACGGATGAACGGTTGCGGCGGTGTGGTGGTCGATCCGCAATGGGTTCTGACCGCTGCCCATTGCGTGACGCCCAATATCGGATTTGGCAAACTCACCTATACCCGGACCGATTCGAAGGGCAACGTGCAAACAGAAACCCGTGACCGGGCACAAAATGTGGGCCCTGCCAACAATCGCGGTGTGTTCATCCACCCCAACTATGCCCCCAATCAGGATCAGGCCAATGATATTGCGTTGATTAAGCTGGCCCAACCCTTTTCGGTCAACTTCGTTCTCCAAACGGTCGGGTTGCCAAAATTTCCGCGTACCTCGGGCCGGGTGGGAACTGTGGCATCGTACCGCAGGCACGATGGAACGCCGCTGCCTCAAGGGCAGGTGGCCATCTTTCGTGGTCCTATTTCTGCGATTGAATCCCCCAAAAAGATTTTTGTGCCTGCCAATACCGCTGGTGCTTCCCTCTGTCCCGGCGACAGTGGATCCGGGTTCGTGGCGGTCGAGAACGGCCGCGCCATTGTGCGGGGTATCGCCTCGCAAGGCAGTGTCTCGGACTGCATGACACCCTCGGGTGAAGCCGTGTTTACGGATGTGTTTGTTTTCAGAGATTGGATTCTGCAAACGATGGGCAAGAACGACGCCACCTTGTCCGGCAACACCCGGGTCCGGTGGGGCGGAACGGCCGCGCGCGGCAAGCTGGTCCTGGGTTGCAGCCACCCGAACACTCCGTATTTTGGCCCACTCAACGTGGTGGGTATCGAGGAAGGCGCCATGTGCGACGGGGGTCAGGCGCAGGGAATCATCTGCCAGCTCGATTCCAATCAGGCCAGCACGCGATTCGGGCCGCCTCAGATCGTCGGATTCACCATGCGAACGACCATGGCAAACGGCTCCTCTCAGATGACTCAGCTCCCGTTTGTGAGTAATCTGGCTCAGTTTTCCGGCCCAATGCCCTCAGGCGCATCGCGTGAGTTCACGTGCCAGATCGGAACACCTCTTACAGCATCGACAGGAGTTCTGAGCAGTGCAAACACGGTCATCATGAGTCGCGGCCTCGAAGGCGAGTCAGAGGAAGAGCAGACTATCGTTCAGCCGAGCCCCTTTGACCCGACAGAGGAGACTAAGCCGTAA
- a CDS encoding caspase family protein: MFFTQTDNTFSRYTTFCLAMIFGNLLSGCLQFNPSRTYDADIVNYQASSGIVATPLNGHTRTIEANQPWQASGVTVTPGDTVKILAMGKWSQAPALNIWSGPEGLDGTGKEVPWINANALMGKIGEQGKPFEIGTETELRATGEGEIYLAINDPFPWIEDNAGSMQVTVYIQKDSLPLANLQPTARTSLSSQAKPALASPAEAGKRTALVIGNSEYQIGRLRNPANDAQDMAEALIKLRFDVTLELNADLEKMEHAISEFGRHLYQGGVGLFYYAGHGVQVGGENYLIPVNAAIESESDVRYKAVNIGQVLGKMGEARNGFNIVILDACRDNPFAKEFRSSSRGLAVVNSSFVKGTLIAYATSPGKVASDGEDRNGLYTQHLLQHISSPGLPVEQVFKLVLQGVEHDTNGKQSPWTSSSFSGNFSFQPTIQ; this comes from the coding sequence ATGTTTTTCACGCAAACCGACAATACATTTTCTCGGTACACGACTTTCTGCCTTGCCATGATCTTTGGCAATCTGCTGAGCGGCTGCCTTCAATTCAATCCCTCTCGCACCTACGATGCCGATATCGTGAACTATCAAGCGTCCTCAGGAATAGTGGCAACTCCCCTGAACGGGCACACCCGCACCATAGAGGCCAATCAACCCTGGCAAGCCTCTGGAGTCACCGTGACCCCGGGTGACACAGTGAAAATTCTGGCTATGGGCAAGTGGAGCCAAGCTCCGGCCTTGAATATTTGGAGCGGCCCGGAAGGGTTGGATGGCACAGGAAAGGAAGTCCCGTGGATCAACGCCAACGCTCTCATGGGAAAAATCGGTGAACAGGGAAAACCCTTTGAAATTGGAACAGAAACTGAACTCCGCGCCACAGGAGAAGGAGAAATCTATTTGGCCATCAATGACCCCTTCCCCTGGATCGAGGACAATGCCGGTTCCATGCAAGTCACTGTGTATATCCAGAAAGATTCTCTCCCTCTGGCCAATCTCCAACCCACAGCACGGACGTCACTCTCCTCTCAAGCAAAGCCCGCCCTCGCCTCCCCAGCAGAAGCAGGGAAACGTACCGCTCTGGTCATAGGTAATAGCGAATACCAGATTGGCAGACTTCGGAATCCAGCCAATGATGCTCAGGATATGGCCGAAGCCCTGATTAAACTCAGATTTGATGTGACCCTCGAATTGAATGCTGACCTGGAAAAAATGGAACATGCCATCAGTGAATTTGGCAGACACCTCTACCAGGGCGGAGTCGGACTGTTTTATTATGCTGGCCATGGCGTGCAGGTCGGCGGAGAAAACTATCTCATTCCCGTCAATGCCGCCATTGAAAGCGAAAGCGATGTCCGCTACAAGGCCGTGAATATCGGCCAGGTGCTCGGCAAAATGGGGGAAGCCCGAAATGGATTCAATATTGTTATCCTGGATGCCTGTCGAGACAACCCCTTTGCGAAGGAATTCCGTTCATCCAGTCGCGGGCTTGCAGTCGTCAATAGCTCATTCGTGAAGGGAACGTTGATAGCCTATGCCACAAGCCCGGGAAAGGTCGCCAGTGACGGAGAAGACCGGAACGGCCTCTATACTCAACATTTACTTCAACACATTTCCTCTCCAGGACTGCCGGTGGAACAAGTGTTTAAACTGGTCCTGCAAGGTGTTGAGCACGACACCAATGGCAAACAATCACCCTGGACCTCTTCTTCCTTTTCCGGGAATTTTTCCTTCCAGCCCACAATACAATAA